In Flavobacterium sp. WV_118_3, one DNA window encodes the following:
- the murG gene encoding undecaprenyldiphospho-muramoylpentapeptide beta-N-acetylglucosaminyltransferase: MKENPKFIISGGGTGGHIYPAIAIANELKVRFPKAEILFVGAKDKMEMQKVPQAGYPIKGLWIAGIQRKLTLQNLMFPLKLMSSLTKSRGILKQFKPDVVIGTGGFASGAVLKVAAGMNIPTVIQEQNSFPGITNKLLGKKANAICVAYENLEQFFPKDKIRLTGNPVRQDLISVAEKKGEAIAHFKLDPSKKTLLVLGGSLGARRINHLIAKEIDWLLEQGVQIIWQCGKLYFEEYKHFAEKENVQVLAFIDRMDLVYAAADMVISRSGASSVSELCIVGKPVIFIPSPNVAEDHQTKNAKAIVDKKGALLLKESELDSHFENTFAALLHNEEQQKQLSDTIKQLALPNATKQIVDEIVRLIR, from the coding sequence ATGAAAGAGAACCCTAAATTCATAATTAGCGGAGGCGGGACCGGAGGACATATCTATCCGGCTATTGCTATTGCCAACGAATTGAAAGTTCGCTTTCCGAAAGCAGAAATCCTGTTTGTGGGCGCGAAAGATAAAATGGAGATGCAAAAAGTACCACAGGCCGGTTATCCGATTAAAGGATTGTGGATTGCGGGAATTCAGCGAAAACTGACATTGCAAAACCTGATGTTTCCGTTAAAACTGATGTCCAGTTTAACCAAATCACGCGGGATTTTAAAACAATTTAAACCTGATGTGGTTATTGGAACCGGAGGTTTTGCCAGCGGAGCCGTATTAAAAGTAGCGGCCGGAATGAATATCCCAACCGTGATTCAGGAACAGAATTCCTTTCCGGGAATCACGAACAAATTGTTAGGAAAAAAAGCCAACGCAATATGTGTGGCTTACGAAAATTTGGAGCAATTTTTTCCAAAAGATAAAATCCGGTTAACCGGAAATCCGGTTCGTCAGGATCTGATTTCGGTTGCGGAAAAAAAAGGCGAAGCCATTGCGCATTTCAAACTCGATCCGTCCAAAAAAACACTATTGGTGTTGGGGGGAAGTTTAGGTGCCAGACGAATCAATCATCTTATCGCGAAAGAGATCGATTGGTTGCTGGAACAAGGAGTTCAGATCATCTGGCAATGCGGAAAACTTTATTTTGAAGAATATAAACATTTTGCTGAAAAGGAAAATGTACAGGTTTTGGCTTTTATTGACCGTATGGATTTGGTATATGCCGCGGCCGATATGGTGATTTCCCGTTCGGGAGCGTCATCGGTTTCGGAGCTTTGCATCGTTGGGAAGCCGGTAATTTTTATTCCGTCGCCTAATGTAGCCGAAGACCATCAGACAAAAAATGCCAAAGCGATTGTCGATAAAAAAGGGGCATTATTGCTCAAAGAATCGGAATTGGATAGCCATTTTGAAAACACGTTTGCAGCATTACTGCACAACGAAGAACAACAAAAACAATTAAGTGACACGATTAAACAATTGGCTTTACCCAATGCAACAAAGCAAATTGTGGATGAGATTGTCCGATTGATACGATAA
- a CDS encoding TIR domain-containing protein: MSKSYNYSAFYVSEPFNESSLGAHAAKDFCYYNMLKAWKGADNSFPFNNAHDTTYNVRDSSDWENTLKPRLRQRLRNSQNIILFLSENTLNSKALREEIDYGINTLNLPIIVIYPDLKTRDEILTNDKKKLNNTVINLWNKLPVFRDSMQNVSVLHVPMNKETIKKALEDSDFRDGSNIESGNYFY, from the coding sequence ATGAGTAAAAGCTACAATTATTCTGCATTTTATGTAAGTGAACCATTCAATGAATCATCTTTAGGAGCACATGCAGCTAAAGATTTTTGTTATTACAACATGCTTAAAGCATGGAAAGGAGCTGATAATTCATTCCCATTTAATAATGCACATGATACAACTTATAATGTTAGAGATAGTAGTGATTGGGAAAATACTCTTAAACCAAGACTTAGACAAAGATTAAGAAATTCTCAAAACATTATTTTATTTTTAAGCGAAAACACGTTAAATTCAAAGGCTTTAAGAGAGGAGATTGATTACGGTATAAATACACTAAATCTTCCGATAATTGTAATATATCCTGATTTAAAAACTAGAGATGAAATTCTAACAAATGATAAAAAAAAATTAAATAATACTGTAATAAACTTATGGAACAAGTTACCCGTTTTTAGGGATTCAATGCAAAATGTATCAGTTCTTCACGTTCCAATGAACAAAGAAACTATTAAAAAAGCTTTAGAGGATTCAGATTTTAGAGATGGATCTAATATAGAATCTGGAAATTATTTTTATTAA
- a CDS encoding GatB/YqeY domain-containing protein — protein sequence MSLQTKIMDEMKTAMKAKDTVALEALRAIKSEILLAQTSGAGQELKEEDEIKILQKLVKQRKDSAAIFSEQGRADLADPELAQVAVIETFLPAQLSEAEVETIITKIIADGGFSGMGSMGQVMGAASKELAGKADGKTISTIVKKLLT from the coding sequence ATGAGCTTACAGACTAAGATCATGGACGAAATGAAAACGGCCATGAAAGCCAAAGATACCGTAGCGCTAGAAGCCTTACGTGCCATAAAATCAGAAATCTTATTAGCACAGACTTCCGGAGCGGGTCAGGAATTAAAAGAAGAAGACGAAATAAAAATATTACAAAAACTGGTAAAACAACGAAAAGACAGTGCGGCTATTTTTAGCGAGCAGGGACGTGCAGATTTAGCGGATCCGGAATTGGCTCAGGTTGCCGTGATTGAAACGTTTTTACCGGCGCAATTGTCTGAAGCAGAAGTAGAAACAATTATAACAAAAATTATTGCCGACGGTGGTTTTTCCGGAATGGGAAGCATGGGACAGGTAATGGGAGCTGCTTCTAAAGAATTGGCGGGTAAAGCCGATGGGAAAACAATTTCAACAATTGTAAAAAAGCTGCTGACATAA
- a CDS encoding FtsW/RodA/SpoVE family cell cycle protein yields MKALLTNLKGDKGIWAFVSLLALFSFMPVFSASTNLVYVVGKGSTIGYLMKHLVHIFIGFCLIYFVHKTPYHYFKAISKVALPIVVLLLAYTMVQGTTIGGANASRWIQVPFIGVSFQTSALALIVLMVYVARYLSKIEGKEYTFQSSLFELWLPVFSVIILILPANFSTAALIFSMVCMLVFVGKYPMKYLGIIIGAGLVGLIMFVLVAKAFPDAMPNRVDTWMSRIERFSSDEPNEDDYQIEKAKIAIASGKIYGLGPGKSVQKNFLPQSSSDFIFAIIVEEYGLLGGLAILFMYLMLFFRFLITSHKAPTMFGKLLIVGLGFPIIFQALVNMGVAVELLPTTGQTLPLISSGGSSIWMTCIAIGIILSVTKKEEEIAQEEEEKRQREEILQRLIDKEMEKEEVVAEDYSIETVGDNPMNAVLNKE; encoded by the coding sequence ATGAAAGCATTATTAACCAATTTAAAAGGAGATAAAGGGATCTGGGCATTTGTGTCCCTGTTGGCTCTGTTTTCTTTTATGCCGGTTTTTAGTGCCAGTACGAATTTGGTTTATGTCGTCGGAAAAGGGTCAACCATCGGATATCTGATGAAGCACCTCGTGCATATTTTTATCGGTTTCTGCCTGATCTATTTCGTGCATAAAACACCCTACCATTACTTTAAGGCCATTTCAAAAGTAGCCTTACCGATAGTGGTATTATTACTGGCCTATACGATGGTTCAGGGAACGACCATTGGCGGTGCAAATGCCAGTCGTTGGATTCAGGTGCCGTTTATCGGAGTCAGTTTTCAGACCTCGGCATTGGCGCTCATTGTGCTTATGGTATATGTGGCCCGTTACCTGTCGAAAATCGAAGGAAAAGAATATACATTTCAGTCGTCACTTTTTGAACTTTGGTTGCCGGTTTTTTCAGTAATAATATTAATTTTGCCGGCCAATTTTTCCACAGCGGCCTTGATCTTTTCAATGGTGTGTATGTTGGTTTTCGTAGGGAAATACCCCATGAAATACCTCGGAATTATTATCGGTGCGGGATTAGTGGGATTGATCATGTTCGTTCTGGTCGCCAAAGCCTTTCCGGATGCCATGCCCAACCGTGTGGATACCTGGATGAGCCGTATCGAACGATTCAGTTCGGATGAGCCGAATGAGGATGATTATCAGATTGAAAAAGCAAAAATTGCAATCGCTTCCGGGAAAATTTACGGATTGGGACCGGGGAAAAGTGTACAGAAAAACTTTTTACCGCAATCGTCGTCCGACTTTATTTTTGCGATTATCGTGGAGGAATACGGATTGTTGGGCGGACTGGCGATTTTGTTTATGTATCTGATGCTGTTCTTTCGTTTTTTGATTACCTCACATAAAGCACCGACCATGTTCGGAAAATTACTAATCGTTGGCCTCGGTTTTCCGATTATTTTTCAAGCGTTGGTCAATATGGGCGTAGCGGTAGAATTACTACCTACAACCGGTCAGACCTTACCGTTGATCAGTAGTGGGGGAAGTTCGATCTGGATGACCTGTATTGCAATTGGGATCATTTTAAGTGTGACGAAAAAAGAAGAGGAAATCGCACAGGAAGAAGAAGAGAAACGACAACGGGAAGAAATTTTGCAACGCCTTATCGATAAGGAAATGGAAAAAGAAGAAGTAGTTGCAGAAGATTATTCCATCGAGACAGTGGGCGATAACCCGATGAATGCCGTTTTAAATAAAGAATAA
- a CDS encoding macro domain-containing protein, whose product MKVNFLDKGVRSKFWIFFSVISGILSFVLLFNVVPDGYKDYLKLFGYITFSILILIYLAIWWWANRLTNIEVDVDGSKVNIKCGDLFSEQGLKVIPFNEYFDTIVDDKIISNSSLNGIYINKFFNNNIAELDSFIIDNSDQLNIINNQADRRYGGKSVKFKLSTIFVYDDFILTAFSKFDEHNKATLTMPEYIEFLINFWDRVNRVYAQRTVSVPVFGSGITRIKEHKNINDEELLKIMLWTFKLSEMKFKYPAKLTIVIHEGKIGQINLFDIKSIELGL is encoded by the coding sequence ATGAAAGTTAATTTTTTAGACAAAGGAGTTAGGAGTAAATTTTGGATTTTCTTCTCTGTTATTTCAGGTATATTATCATTTGTCTTACTTTTTAATGTTGTACCTGATGGATACAAAGATTATTTAAAGTTATTTGGATATATCACATTCAGTATATTAATTCTAATTTATTTAGCAATTTGGTGGTGGGCAAATCGGCTAACAAATATAGAAGTAGATGTAGATGGCAGTAAAGTAAATATTAAATGTGGTGACTTATTTTCTGAACAAGGATTAAAGGTGATACCATTTAATGAATATTTTGATACTATAGTTGATGATAAAATTATTTCAAATAGTTCGCTGAATGGTATTTATATAAATAAATTCTTTAATAACAACATTGCAGAACTTGATAGTTTTATAATAGATAATTCAGATCAGCTAAATATAATAAATAATCAAGCTGACAGAAGATATGGTGGTAAATCAGTCAAATTCAAATTAAGTACAATCTTTGTATATGACGATTTCATTCTAACAGCATTTTCTAAGTTTGATGAACATAATAAAGCAACCCTTACAATGCCTGAGTATATAGAGTTTTTAATAAATTTTTGGGATAGAGTAAATCGTGTTTATGCTCAGAGAACAGTATCTGTTCCAGTTTTTGGCTCTGGAATTACGAGAATTAAAGAGCATAAGAACATAAATGATGAAGAGTTGTTAAAAATAATGCTTTGGACATTTAAATTAAGTGAAATGAAATTTAAATACCCAGCTAAACTTACTATAGTAATTCATGAGGGTAAAATTGGACAAATAAATCTTTTTGATATTAAATCAATAGAATTGGGTTTATAA
- the ftsA gene encoding cell division protein FtsA: MEKESIAVGLDIGTTKIVAMIGKKNEYGKLEILGVGKSKSLGVARGVVNNITQTIQSIQQAVLDAETDSGYKINDVVVGIAGQHIRSIQHSDYISRHNPEEVIGDADIDLLINQVHKLAMLPGEEIIHVLPQEFKIDGQSEIKEPIGMYGGRLEASFHVVVGQASSIRNVGRCIKSSGLDLSGLTLEPLASADAVLSQEEKEAGVALIDIGGGTTDLAIFKDGIIRHTAVIPFGGNVITDDIKEGCSIIEKQAELLKVKFGSAWPGENKDNEIVSIPGLRGREPKEISLKNLSKIIHARVVEIVEQVFAEIKAYGHEDPRKKLIAGIVLTGGGAQLKHIKQLVEYITGMDTRIGYPNEHLAGNSDEEISSPLYATAVGLVMNSIRNNTKSATPLAEIKKEQPKVESKPQPVRIEPEPEEIEDEIIAEAAPIKPINVRNDIDSESTKEKIKRGFFDKYIDKIKEFLDNAE, from the coding sequence ATGGAAAAAGAAAGTATTGCAGTAGGTTTGGATATTGGGACAACCAAAATTGTCGCCATGATCGGCAAGAAAAATGAGTACGGCAAATTAGAAATTTTAGGGGTTGGAAAATCCAAAAGCCTTGGTGTGGCGCGCGGAGTTGTAAACAATATTACGCAGACAATTCAATCCATTCAGCAGGCCGTTTTGGATGCCGAGACGGATTCGGGATATAAAATCAATGATGTGGTGGTAGGCATAGCCGGTCAGCACATTCGCAGTATTCAGCACAGCGACTATATCAGTCGTCACAATCCGGAAGAAGTGATTGGTGATGCTGATATTGACTTATTGATTAATCAGGTGCACAAACTGGCCATGTTGCCGGGAGAGGAAATCATCCACGTGTTACCACAGGAATTTAAAATCGACGGACAATCGGAAATCAAAGAGCCTATCGGGATGTATGGTGGCCGACTGGAAGCGAGTTTCCACGTGGTAGTAGGGCAGGCATCTTCGATCCGTAATGTGGGACGTTGTATTAAAAGCTCCGGTTTGGATTTGTCCGGTTTAACATTGGAGCCATTGGCGTCGGCTGATGCGGTGTTAAGTCAGGAGGAAAAAGAAGCCGGTGTAGCATTGATCGATATCGGAGGAGGGACAACCGATCTGGCCATTTTTAAAGACGGTATCATTCGCCATACGGCAGTAATCCCATTTGGAGGAAATGTGATCACCGACGATATTAAAGAAGGTTGTTCGATTATTGAAAAACAAGCCGAGTTATTAAAAGTAAAATTCGGATCGGCCTGGCCGGGCGAAAACAAAGACAACGAGATTGTTTCGATACCGGGATTACGAGGACGCGAGCCGAAAGAGATATCGTTAAAAAACCTTTCGAAAATCATCCACGCCAGAGTGGTGGAAATTGTAGAACAGGTTTTTGCGGAGATCAAAGCCTACGGACATGAAGATCCGAGAAAAAAACTGATCGCCGGAATTGTATTAACAGGAGGTGGCGCTCAGTTAAAGCACATCAAACAATTGGTGGAATACATCACCGGAATGGACACCCGGATCGGTTATCCGAACGAACATCTGGCCGGAAATTCCGACGAAGAAATCTCCAGTCCATTATATGCCACGGCAGTAGGATTGGTGATGAACAGTATCCGAAATAATACGAAAAGTGCAACGCCACTGGCCGAGATTAAAAAGGAACAACCAAAAGTGGAAAGCAAACCACAACCAGTGCGAATCGAACCGGAACCGGAAGAGATAGAAGACGAAATAATAGCAGAAGCAGCGCCGATAAAGCCAATTAATGTAAGAAATGATATAGATTCTGAATCTACCAAAGAAAAGATTAAAAGAGGCTTTTTCGACAAGTATATAGATAAGATTAAGGAATTTTTAGATAACGCAGAATAA
- a CDS encoding cell division protein FtsQ/DivIB codes for MKKIKWTDVRLVLMIGVVIFLYSFSSKRNETRYLQKTEVRFKGENNLFITPETVDNLLIQNFNKVTSIRKDKLDLNRLEHILDSNEMIAKAEVFATIDGTLEAVVTQKTPVARVDDGERSYYIDYEGNQMPLSDNFAARVPLVSGEINTENKGKLTEVLRKIYDDDFLKKNITGIQILPTGSLIMTNRNYNYQILFGRTINVDKKFDNYKAFFQHAIKDTLIGNYKTINLKFTQQVVCTKY; via the coding sequence ATGAAAAAAATAAAATGGACAGATGTAAGATTGGTACTCATGATTGGAGTAGTGATTTTCCTGTACTCATTTTCATCGAAGCGAAATGAAACCCGTTATCTGCAAAAGACAGAGGTTCGGTTTAAAGGTGAAAACAACCTTTTTATCACGCCTGAAACGGTTGATAACTTGTTAATACAAAATTTTAACAAAGTTACGAGCATAAGGAAAGATAAGCTAGATTTGAATAGATTGGAGCATATTCTCGACAGTAATGAAATGATAGCCAAAGCAGAGGTTTTTGCCACTATTGACGGGACTTTAGAGGCAGTCGTGACACAGAAAACACCGGTAGCGCGGGTCGATGATGGAGAGCGTTCTTATTATATTGACTATGAGGGAAATCAGATGCCGTTGTCGGATAATTTTGCAGCGCGGGTTCCGTTAGTTTCGGGTGAAATAAATACCGAAAACAAAGGCAAACTGACTGAAGTACTCCGGAAAATTTATGACGATGATTTTTTGAAAAAAAACATCACCGGGATACAAATTTTGCCCACAGGAAGTCTGATAATGACCAACCGGAATTATAATTATCAGATCCTTTTCGGAAGAACGATAAATGTTGATAAGAAGTTTGACAACTATAAGGCCTTTTTTCAACATGCGATAAAAGACACCCTTATCGGGAATTATAAAACAATTAATCTGAAGTTTACACAACAAGTAGTGTGCACCAAATATTAG
- the ftsZ gene encoding cell division protein FtsZ → MNSNSEFGSIAFDLPKNQSNVIKVIGVGGGGSNAINHMFKQGIKGVDFVVCNTDSQALQSSSVPNKIQLGVNLTEGLGAGANPEVGQQSALESIEEIEKMLDVNTKMVFITAGMGGGTGTGAAPVIAQLSKERDILTVGIVTIPFQFEGKVRQEQALLGVERLRKQVDSLIVINNNKLREVYGNLGFKAGFSKADEVLATASRGIAEVITHHYTQNIDLKDAKTVLSNSGTAIMGSAVANGENRAKDAIVDALDSPLLNDNKITGAKNVLLLIVSGTNEITIDEIGEINDHIQEEAGHNANIIMGVGEDESLGDAIAVTIIATGFNVEQQAEIVNTEPKKIIHTLEGEQKLVQDLSATGFVPSFDFSTPVEKAAAQAMINDIIAEQPEEKIVFALEEVEEEVYEKKQPAAVIEEEIELPTADFINNLDVFFEIVSPVKEEAPAPVMRDVREIEVIEPQFVLPKVEEQIAFSFDLPVTAAQDRVVFDLSNETKDIKVNQPVQVVPVTEVNQSGVVKYSLEDYMEKENELLASKAVEPVKEEPVAEELNFTMRKVEPAQVQSSFDEISPVEMTIEETLRMRAEERKRKMKEFNYKFNNSASRVNELEKEPAYKRMGVDLNATSVDNSKSRMSLGMDSNDDLQLRSNNSFLHDNVD, encoded by the coding sequence ATGAACAGCAACTCAGAATTTGGAAGTATTGCATTTGATTTGCCAAAAAACCAATCAAATGTGATTAAAGTTATTGGTGTAGGTGGCGGTGGTAGTAATGCCATTAACCACATGTTTAAACAAGGGATTAAAGGAGTAGATTTCGTGGTTTGTAATACCGATTCACAGGCATTGCAAAGCAGTTCGGTTCCGAATAAAATACAACTTGGCGTTAACTTAACAGAAGGGCTTGGAGCCGGAGCGAATCCAGAAGTCGGACAACAGTCGGCTTTGGAGAGTATCGAGGAAATTGAAAAAATGTTGGACGTAAATACCAAAATGGTATTTATTACGGCCGGTATGGGTGGTGGAACCGGAACAGGAGCCGCACCGGTAATAGCGCAATTGTCCAAAGAAAGAGATATCCTGACTGTAGGGATTGTAACGATTCCATTCCAGTTTGAAGGGAAAGTACGTCAGGAGCAAGCCTTATTAGGAGTGGAAAGACTTCGCAAACAGGTGGATTCGTTAATCGTTATCAACAACAATAAATTAAGAGAAGTATACGGTAACTTAGGATTCAAGGCCGGATTCTCCAAAGCGGATGAAGTATTGGCAACCGCTTCACGAGGAATCGCCGAAGTAATTACGCACCACTATACACAGAATATCGATTTAAAAGATGCGAAAACCGTATTGTCCAATAGTGGAACTGCTATCATGGGATCGGCTGTGGCAAATGGCGAGAACAGAGCGAAAGATGCGATTGTAGATGCATTGGATTCACCGTTGTTAAACGACAACAAAATTACCGGTGCTAAAAACGTATTGTTATTGATCGTTTCCGGAACCAACGAAATCACGATTGACGAGATCGGAGAAATCAACGACCATATCCAGGAAGAAGCGGGGCACAATGCCAACATCATCATGGGAGTTGGTGAAGACGAATCGTTAGGGGATGCTATCGCAGTAACCATCATTGCTACGGGATTTAACGTAGAGCAACAAGCAGAAATCGTAAATACAGAGCCAAAAAAAATTATTCACACCTTAGAGGGTGAGCAAAAATTGGTTCAGGATTTATCGGCAACCGGATTTGTACCGTCATTTGATTTTTCGACTCCGGTTGAAAAAGCGGCGGCTCAAGCGATGATTAACGATATTATTGCTGAACAACCGGAAGAAAAAATCGTTTTCGCTTTAGAAGAAGTGGAAGAAGAAGTATACGAAAAAAAACAACCGGCAGCAGTAATTGAAGAAGAAATAGAATTGCCAACGGCTGATTTTATCAATAACCTGGATGTATTTTTCGAAATCGTTTCACCGGTAAAAGAGGAAGCTCCGGCTCCGGTTATGCGAGACGTTCGCGAAATCGAGGTAATCGAACCGCAGTTTGTACTGCCAAAAGTAGAAGAGCAAATCGCCTTTTCATTCGACTTACCGGTAACAGCAGCTCAGGACAGAGTTGTTTTCGACCTTAGTAATGAAACCAAAGATATTAAAGTAAACCAGCCAGTTCAGGTAGTTCCGGTAACGGAAGTAAACCAGTCGGGAGTGGTAAAATACTCTTTGGAGGATTATATGGAGAAAGAAAACGAATTATTGGCTTCCAAAGCGGTTGAACCGGTAAAAGAAGAACCGGTTGCGGAAGAGTTAAACTTTACGATGCGAAAAGTAGAGCCGGCTCAGGTACAATCCAGCTTTGACGAGATTTCTCCGGTTGAAATGACCATTGAGGAAACCTTACGAATGAGAGCCGAAGAGCGTAAAAGAAAAATGAAAGAGTTCAATTACAAATTCAATAACAGTGCATCACGCGTTAATGAATTGGAAAAAGAACCGGCATATAAAAGAATGGGAGTTGATTTAAACGCCACTTCTGTCGATAATAGTAAATCGCGTATGTCATTGGGAATGGATAGTAACGACGACTTACAGTTGCGTTCGAACAACTCTTTTCTACATGACAACGTAGACTAA
- the murC gene encoding UDP-N-acetylmuramate--L-alanine ligase, translating into MNLPQIHNVYFIGIGGIGMSALARYFKNIGKNVAGYDKTPTHLTAELEESGIVIHFEDNVSLIDEAFRNKENTLVVITPAVPKQHAEWNYFLDNGFVVKKRAEVLGIITKDTFCFAVAGTHGKTTTSSILGHVLYESGVDMTAFLGGIVENYNSNLIGNGKTVTVVEADEFDRSFLHLHPDIACVTSMDADHLDIYGDKASIEASFIEFANKVADKKQLFVTNGLPIEAVTVGINDDAQFTAKNIRIVDGWYVFDVATPTGELKDIRFGLPGRHNLTNALLALAMAKTYGVSDSDIAKALLSFKGVRRRFSFQIRKPEFVYIDDYAHHPTEINAVHQAVRELYPGKKVLAVFQPHLYSRTRDFADDFAKSLSQFDEILLLDIYPARELPMEGITSEWLLGKIENSNKKLISKEALIPALENSDAPVIVTIGAGDVGEMVPDIRKALEVVKK; encoded by the coding sequence ATGAATTTACCGCAAATACATAACGTATATTTTATCGGAATTGGAGGCATCGGAATGAGTGCTTTGGCCCGTTATTTTAAAAACATCGGGAAAAATGTAGCCGGATATGATAAGACGCCGACGCACCTTACGGCCGAATTGGAAGAAAGTGGTATTGTGATCCATTTTGAAGATAATGTGTCTTTGATTGACGAAGCTTTCCGAAATAAAGAAAATACGCTGGTGGTGATTACGCCGGCAGTTCCAAAACAGCATGCGGAATGGAATTATTTTCTGGATAACGGATTTGTAGTCAAAAAAAGAGCGGAAGTATTGGGAATCATCACCAAAGATACGTTTTGCTTCGCGGTAGCCGGTACACATGGAAAAACCACCACGTCCAGTATTTTAGGACATGTTTTGTATGAAAGCGGTGTCGATATGACGGCCTTTTTAGGTGGAATTGTAGAAAACTATAATTCCAACCTGATTGGAAATGGAAAAACAGTAACCGTAGTAGAAGCTGATGAATTTGATCGTTCGTTTTTGCATTTACATCCGGATATCGCTTGTGTGACGTCGATGGATGCCGATCATTTGGATATCTATGGTGATAAAGCCTCGATTGAAGCTTCTTTTATAGAATTTGCGAATAAAGTGGCCGATAAAAAACAACTGTTCGTAACCAATGGCCTGCCGATCGAAGCCGTGACGGTGGGAATCAATGACGACGCGCAGTTTACGGCAAAAAATATACGAATTGTAGACGGCTGGTATGTGTTTGATGTTGCCACACCTACCGGAGAATTAAAAGACATTAGATTCGGATTGCCCGGCAGACATAATCTGACGAATGCTTTACTGGCGTTGGCGATGGCCAAAACCTACGGGGTTTCGGATAGCGATATTGCAAAAGCGCTATTGAGTTTTAAAGGCGTACGAAGACGTTTTTCATTCCAGATTCGGAAACCGGAGTTTGTGTATATCGACGATTATGCGCACCATCCAACCGAAATCAACGCGGTACACCAGGCGGTTCGCGAATTGTATCCGGGAAAAAAAGTACTGGCGGTATTTCAGCCGCACTTGTACAGTAGAACCCGCGATTTTGCTGATGATTTTGCAAAAAGTCTGTCGCAATTTGACGAAATTCTGTTGTTGGATATTTATCCGGCGCGGGAATTGCCGATGGAAGGAATCACGTCCGAATGGTTATTGGGGAAAATCGAAAACAGTAACAAAAAACTGATTTCAAAAGAAGCCCTGATTCCGGCACTGGAAAACAGCGATGCACCAGTGATAGTAACAATAGGAGCAGGCGATGTGGGGGAAATGGTACCCGATATTCGAAAAGCATTAGAAGTAGTAAAAAAATAA